One part of the Anaerolineales bacterium genome encodes these proteins:
- the efp gene encoding elongation factor P, with amino-acid sequence MASPNEIKKGVVLLHNNDPWVVTEFQHINPGKGAAFVRCRIKNVRTGNTLEQTYKVSESVTFVDVEHKTMQYLYHDDSGFHFMDPESYEQHSMREDQLGDSAKYLQDGMNVILSFYEGKPIAMSLPKKMTFKIVETEPATKGDTAGGNVTKEAKVEQGFTIRVPIFINQGEEVIVNTDTGEYVERA; translated from the coding sequence ATGGCAAGTCCGAATGAAATAAAAAAAGGCGTCGTTCTCCTCCACAATAATGATCCGTGGGTGGTGACGGAATTCCAGCATATCAACCCGGGCAAAGGCGCGGCGTTCGTTCGATGCCGCATCAAGAACGTCCGCACCGGCAATACATTGGAACAGACGTACAAAGTTTCCGAAAGCGTTACCTTTGTGGATGTGGAGCATAAAACCATGCAGTATCTGTACCATGATGACAGCGGATTTCATTTTATGGATCCCGAATCGTATGAGCAGCATTCCATGCGCGAAGATCAGCTGGGAGACTCCGCGAAGTATCTGCAGGACGGCATGAATGTGATTTTGTCCTTTTATGAAGGCAAGCCCATCGCCATGTCGCTCCCGAAAAAAATGACATTCAAGATCGTCGAAACCGAACCGGCGACCAAAGGCGATACGGCCGGCGGGAATGTCACCAAAGAGGCGAAAGTTGAGCAGGGTTTTACCATCCGTGTGCCGATCTTCATCAATCAGGGCGAGGAGGTCATCGTGAATACCGATACGGGGGAGTATGTAGAGCGGGCCTAG